GCCACGATGCCCTCTGAGCCCTGCTTTCCCTCCTGACCTGCGGGGCCACCAGGACTCCCTCCGCTCGCCCTAGGCTCACGTGCTTTTACCTGCTGAGACTTGGCGTGACTTGGTGcgtggggtgggggcagccttgcccctccccctgcccccgctGCCAGCACAAGCCTGGACTACAGTGGGGGCCATGCTGGGATGGCATCTCCTCTGGCAACAGAGAGTCAAAGCCAATCTTCCCAGACTCGCTCCCCCACCTGGGCTTGCAGCCAGCTCAGACCACGGCAGACAGGCCGGGAGCCTCCCAACCCTATTATTTTGGCTACGCTCAAGACACTGGAGAGAACAGTAGCTTCCCCCGGGCTCTGGGGGAGCCAAGTCCCTCCCTTCTCATCCTGCCATAGGACCACCAGGCCACCGGGGGGGCCCTGTCCCCCAGGCACTCCCAGACACACACCCTGTATTGTCCCCTCACCCCCACACTTAGTCCTCGTCTACAGTCAGCTccattttattatattcataaaatgacCCCACACCTCCTACTGCTCCAGTCACCCCCCGAAAGTTGGCTGAAACTGTGACCCCCCAAAGTTAAAAGATTGATGTACCCAATGAGAAGTGGACATCTGAAAACGGTGCCTGTGTGGCTGGCCGGTGACCCCAGGGCCTCCGGCTTCCTAACCCTGCTGCCCTAGTTTCCAAGGAGCTGCTCTGGCCCCCTCCAGCCAGCCTCACAGGGTGGGGGAGGCGAGGGGTGGGAGCCACCACAGGGCCCCCAAGACCCCCCACAAGCAGCCCCTGGTTTCCTCCCTGAGACTCGGCGTGGGCCCTGGAACTCCCTTCCCACACGGGGGGCCTGGCCGCCCAACTCCAACCTGCTGCcctggcccccagcccccagcagacATCCAGCCCAGCATGCACCTGGCCCCTCCACAGCTGCCCCGCCTCCTGGAGGGAGAGGGGcctgggagaggcagagagaaggcaagaggggaggagggggctcAGGCAGGGAAGAGGGGGACCAGCATTCCaggaggagctgaggcaggaccaGCCCTGGGAGAGGCCGGGATGGTGAAagggaggccagcctggcccctCTGTCATGGGCGGCGGCCCTGCCTCTGGTGCTTATGGGTATGGAAGAGGCAGGGCccgagaggaggaagaggagggaccgAAGAGCATAAAACAGACCCCGAACCAGGCCCAGGCCTGCAGGCTCCGTCCTGGCCGGGCTTGCTAAGAAATCACTTCCTGTTTAAATGCTGGAATCCAAGTGAGGTGTCTCTTTCCATAAAGTGGCATGGCCTCTGCCCTGGCTCTGTCCTCTCCTGGCTGGGCCTTTGCTCTGAGTGCCTGCGGCTCACACACCAGGCCACCTGCTCGCACTGGGGCCTGAGAGGATGGGGACGGTGGCGCCATCATAAGATGCGGGGCGCCGACCTGTCGTTGGTGACGGTCCTGCGGAGCCGGACCCCACGCCGGATGGCCACCAGCATGTCTTCAGCCGGGGGGTCGCTGGTggcggctgggggtggggtgggtgtctCCTCCGTGGGGGTGGCCGACAGAGCAGTGGGGAAGGGGAACTGGCCCTCGCCCAGTGCGTGGGCACCCGCCACCAGCTCCCCCAGCTTCTCCACCAGGCTATGCCGGTTGGCCGCCAGCTGCTGCTGCTCGTCCTCGGCCCCTGCCCCGGGGTAGCCGGCTGCCTCTGGGGATGGGCTGCCCCAGGCTGTGTTGGGCAGGCTGAGCCTCTTTGGGGAGGCCTTGGCGAGGTCCGGTGCCAGGGGTGAGGCGGTCTCGTCGGTATAGAAGACGCACTCCTCACTGCCCGCCCGTGTGGGCCCCATATAGCCGGGGGAGTCAGGCACCGTGGGCGTCTTCACagggacgatgggcggccggatGGGGATGGGGCCAGCGCTGGACAGGGCGCGGCGCACGGTGGGCTTGGTGGAGGGTGTGCGGCGGATGGTGGCCACGCCGGGGGGTGCGCCCGAGGGCAGGCCAGTGGCCGTGGGCAGCCCCGCGGTGGGCAGCCCAGCAGTGGAGGCTGGGCGCTTGGTCTGGATCAGGCGGCGGTAGTTCTGGGCGATGTTGCTGTTGCGCGGGATGGTGGATGACTTGTCAAACTCAGGCGGGCCCTCGCTGTCCGCATCCCCATTCACGGAGTAGCAGTCGTAGTCGGAGCCTGGGGGCACGGGACACAgtgaggcccagggcccaggtggCCCCTTGCCCCCAGCCCACCAGGGTGAGCACAGAGGGGGAAGGACGGGGCCCTCCTAGATGGCTAAGTCCCAGCTGTCCCTGGTCCCACCCCAGCCCCGCGGGCCTGCCTTGGGAGGGGATGGTGTCCTCAGAGCAGGAGGGCGTGGTGGTCTGCGTGCTGTAGCCGCTGGAGTACTGCAGCGAGTCCCGGCTGCTCTTCTGGTGCTCCAGGCTCAGGCCCCGTGTCAGCACCATGGCCAGGTCACTGGCTGCGGGGGACACCTCCTCGCCGTGCTGAGGGTGGGAAAGTGCAGGCTGAAGCCTTGCGCCCCCAATCCCCTCTGCCCAAATTCCAGGCAGCCCTGCCAGGTGGTTGGAGCCGGCCCTGAGGCCACTGGCTGGGCCTCCTGGGACTGACCTGGGCGTGAAAGGGGGCCCTGGCCAGCCTACCTTGGCTGCGATGGTGGCAGGGGACATCCGGGGTCGCGGTGCCTCTTCCCCGCTGGGGCCCAGGGTGCCCCCACTGGCAGGGCCTGGCTCTGTGTCTCGCAGGAGCTCCACTCGGTCCTTCCTCCGCTGCAGAGTGGCGCCTGAGGGCTGCTCATGGGAGCCGACCTTGGACCAGTCCTGCAGGGAGGGTGTGGCAGGTCAGGGGGACCACTGGCCCTACCACCTATGGCCCGGGGGCCCCTCACTGTGGCTGAGGCTCAGGGTGTCCAGGGCTATGAGGGGTCTCTGGTTCGCAATCACAGCCAAGGGCAGAGCATAGAGTGTGACTGTGGCCCCTCAGTCCCACAGGCCCAGGGGTAAGATGTGGCTGTGTGGGCAGTGACTGTAGGAAATGACCAGGTGGCTTGTCTCTTGGGGACAGGTGCTGTGTGCACGCACCCCTGGCTGAACCCAGGCCCTTTGTGCAGTAACGGCACCAGGTGGGGAGGGCATGGATGGGAGGGGCAGCTGCTGACTGTCCTGGGGCCGGGCTGGGAGCACTGACCGAGGTGGGGGAGCTGCACTCGCTAACGGACTGGCAGGTTTCCGAGGCCTCGGAAGATGCAGAGCTGGAGGACTTCTGCCATGCAGAGGCCAGCAGGCGGTTGCAGACAGAGGGGCCGGCAGGCAgcaaggaggagaggagagaacagTTTTGGTCACAGATCTGGCATGCAGGGGGGCGGTTCAATTCAGCGCCTTGCCCAGCACCCACCCCCCCTACCCCAGGGCCACGGCCGCTGAGTGTCTGCAGCAGCACACAGCAGCCCGGAGTGCACACGGTGAACGCTGACCCACCTGACAGCCCAGCCCTGCGCATTCTGAAGACTGACCACAGGACTCACTGCTGACGGCCTGGATATGGCCACCGAGGGGAAAAAGAGATACTAAGGGCGGCAGCTGGGTGTTTGGTCTGAGCAGTTGGGTTGATGGTGTCAGAGTTTTCTCAGACAGGACACAGGGGGAAGTGTGAAGCCCCGAGTGCCACGCTGAGCACTGAGCTGAACTGCCTCTGAGGTCTCTGCATGGATGCAATGAGGGCCGTCGTATTCATAAGCTGAGTGCAGGGAGAAGTTGGGGTTGGAGCCATCAGTGCAGTGGTCTTGGGGTGGGATGAGGCCACCAGGCAGCGAGTGCAGTTAGACAAGATTCAAGGGCCAGGCCCGTGGCTGCTGATGCGCATCaggtgggagggaagaggagagtcCCATAAAGGAGAGCAACAGGGAGCGGCTGGAGAAGTGGGAGAACCATGAGCAGGCGATGCCCCAGAAATCAGGAGAGCCTGCTCTGCGGAGAAGGGGGGCAGCTGTGCTGATGCTGCTGGGTGGGGCCATCGGCTTGGGGCACAGGGTGTCCATGGAGACCCCGAGGAGAACTGCTTCCGTagaagggggtgggggaagccTGTTTTGAAGTGGACTGAAGTATGAAAGGGACACACCTGCTCTGGGCAGTGGGGTGGACTAGGTGTTCCGCGAGGGCCCCCACTCCTAAACAACtacaaagaataaagaaaaaagcagggTAGACACAGGCCCATGAAATCCTGAGCATGTGTGACGGGCAGGGTTCCCTGGGGTAGACGCCAGCTTCAGCACAGCAGTGGGGACGTGGGTCACGGTGAGGTGTTGGCCTGGGAATGAGCCAAGTTAAGCCAGGGCAGCCCCCTTCCTCCAGCTCTCTGAATCATTCTGGATTTAGATCCCCAGATTTCCTGCAGATTCGAATGAACCAAGATCaccaaaataaaaggaaaccagGCACCACCTGTGAGGATTTGGAGGAAATAACAAATGCAGACTTTTGGCAGTATGATGGCTAAAGTAAAAAAACTCAATGGAAAAAGTATTTGGAAAACTCAGTGAAAAAGTTCAACACTTGCTCATGAAGAAACAAACAATACAAAGACACAAGCTGCTAGAAAGGAAGCTAAtctgataaagaatatctacaaatgCATTGATACTTTTCCCTCTGAGGTTGGgagaaagacaaggatgcccactgtcatcactcctattcagcaCTGGAAATCTTAgccagtgcaataaagcaaggaaaagaaataaacaaatggattggaaagaaaagaaagaaggccaagtgtggtggctcacacctgtaatcccagcactttgggaggctgatgcataaggatcacttgagcccaggagttcaagaccagcctaacatagtgagacccctgactctacaaaaaattaaaaagttagccaggtgtggtggcatgtgcctgtggtcccagctacacaggaagctgaggcaggaggctatcttgagcctaggaattcaaggctgcagtgagctgtgatcacaccactgaactcccgcactccagtgtgggtgacagagcaagactctgtctcaaaaaaaaaaaaagaaaaaaaatgatcacTACTTACAAGTAACATAATAGTATAtgtagaatattaaaaagaatctACAAATTATTAGAATTAGTAAGGGATTAACCCTTTAACAAGATTATTAGAACAAAATCCGAAAAAGATCAATCACATTTCTAAATACCAGCAGctaacaggaaaacaaaacaaaaaaacaaaaccaccctAAAACATCAATGtaatttacaataacatcaataAACATTAAATACCTAGGGAAAAAATTCCAATGACAGATATGCAAGATCTTTAcacaaaaactacagaaaaagctgggcgtggtggctcacacctatactcccagcactttgggaggccaagacgggaggatcacatgaggccacaagtttgaaaccagcctggccaacatggtgaaacaccgtctctactaaaaatacaaaaattagcctggcgtggtggtgcatgtctataattccagctactcaggaggctgaggcacgagaatagcttgaaccaaggaggctgaggttacaatgagctgagatcgcgccactgcactccagcctgggtgacagagtgagactctgcctcagaaaaaaacccaaaaaaccaaatacctctacaaaacattactgaGAGGCAGTAAAGCCTAAACAAACAGAGGGATATCtgcaattccattcaaatcctaggagttttttttttttccttttggtaggaactgacaagctgatcctaaaagttacatggaaatggaaagggcCGAAAATAGACAAAGTGGTACCAAAAAAAATAACCAAGCTAGGGGACTTCCATGACCAGATATCAAGATTTTCTATAaagtctggctgggtgcagtggctaatgcctataatcccagcactttgggaggctgaggtgggtggattgcttgagagtaggagtttgagaccagcctggccaacatgacaaaaccccaatataaaaaatacaaaaaattagctggctgtggtggtgcacatgtaatcccagctactcaggaggctgaggcatgagaattgcttaagcctggggacagaggttgcagtgagccaatactgtacctctgcactccagcctgggggacagagtgagactgtattaaaaaaaaaaaagactttttataaataattaagaTGGTTACAATAATTAAGATGGTGTGGCATTGGTATAAGGCAGAGAAATCAACAAGTAGGACAGAGTGTCAAGTCCAGAAATAGCCACACACCTACAGACACCTGACTGATGATGAAAGCAGCACTGCTGTGCACTGAGGAAAAGAAGATGCTATGCTCCAAATATCTATGTCTCCCCCAAATTCCTCTGTTCAAATCTTAACCCCCAAGATAAGGTattgagaggtgattagatcatgagggtggagccctcattaaAGGTTTTAGGGATcttataaaaagaggtttaagggaGCTAGTTTGCCCCTTCCACcactgaggacacagcaagaaggtgacaTCTATGAACCACAaagtgggtcctcaccagacaccgaatctgctggtgtcttgatcctggccttccagcctccagagctgtgagtgCTACATTTCTGTACTCTAAGCCACCCaggttatggtattttgttacggcagtcCAAATTGActaagacagatttttttttcaatacacTGTTCTGGgtcaattggatatccatatgaaaaaaaggacccctacctcacacacaccacacactcaatTCCAGATGAGCTGCAGATCTAAAGCAAAAGGGCAAAACCGAAAGGCTTTTAGAGGAAAACATCTTTGTGACCTTGCAGTAGGCAAAAATCTCTCAAGCAGGACACAAATAGcactaacaattttaaaatggataAACTGGACTATTTTAAAACTAAGAACTTCTGGTCATTAAAAGACCCccattaagagaataaaaaggtaCCCAATAGAAGGAGAGAAGATATCCGATGAGGAACTTTATCTGCAATACTAAAAAGTTCTATAAATTGGTAAGAAGAAGACAGATAATccagtagaaaaatgggcaaacgaTTTAAAAAGGTCCTTCATGAAAGGGAATATTCTAACAGTCTTTAAAGGTATGAAAAGGTAGCTGGGTTcaatggcacacatctgtagtctcagctattcaggaggctgaggtaggaggattgcttgagcccaagagtatgaggccagcctgggcaacatagcaagaccctatctcttaaaaaatagtatgaaagctgggcatggtggctcatgcctgtaatcccagcactttgggaggccaaggtgggcggattacctgaggtcatgagttcaagaccagcctggccaacatggtgaaaccccgtctctactaaaaatacaaaaattagccaggtgtggtggcacatgcctgtaatcccagctacgcgggagactgaggcaggagaattgcctgagcccgggaggcggaggttgcagtgagctgagatcatgccact
This sequence is a window from Gorilla gorilla gorilla isolate KB3781 chromosome 18, NHGRI_mGorGor1-v2.1_pri, whole genome shotgun sequence. Protein-coding genes within it:
- the MTSS2 gene encoding protein MTSS 2 isoform X4; its protein translation is METAEKECGALGGLFQAIVNDMKSSYPIWEDFNSKATKLHSQLRTTVLAAVAFLDAFQKVADMATNTRGATRDIGSALTRMCMRHRSIETKLRQFTNALLESLINPLQERIEDWKKAANQLDKDHAKEYKRARHEIKKKSSDTLKLQKKARKGKGDLQPQLDSALQDVNDMYLLLEETEKQAVRRALIEERGRFCTFITFLQPVVNGELTMLGEITHLQGIIDDLVVLTAEPHKLPPASEQVIKDLKGSDYSWSYQTPPSSPSSSSSRKSSMCSAPSSSSSAKGGGAPWPGGAQTYSPSSTCRYRSLAQPATTTARLSSVSSHDSGFVSQDATYSKPPSPMPSDITSQKSSSSASSEASETCQSVSECSSPTSDWSKVGSHEQPSGATLQRRKDRVELLRDTEPGPASGGTLGPSGEEAPRPRMSPATIAAKHGEEVSPAASDLAMVLTRGLSLEHQKSSRDSLQYSSGYSTQTTTPSCSEDTIPSQGSDYDCYSVNGDADSEGPPEFDKSSTIPRNSNIAQNYRRLIQTKRPASTAGLPTAGLPTATGLPSGAPPGVATIRRTPSTKPTVRRALSSAGPIPIRPPIVPVKTPTVPDSPGYMGPTRAGSEECVFYTDETASPLAPDLAKASPKRLSLPNTAWGSPSPEAAGYPGAGAEDEQQQLAANRHSLVEKLGELVAGAHALGEGQFPFPTALSATPTEETPTPPPAATSDPPAEDMLVAIRRGVRLRRTVTNDRSAPRIL
- the MTSS2 gene encoding protein MTSS 2 isoform X12; its protein translation is MSVPPAAPPVLVAFVCLPQLRAIGRNLSRPRRSEEGGRSTREGPGAQSPWGPLGPWPGMSPGPLLGKGDLQPQLDSALQDVNDMYLLLEETEKQAVRRALIEERGRFCTFITFLQPVVNGELTMLGEITHLQGIIDDLVVLTAEPHKLPPASEQVIKDLKGSDYSWSYQTPPSSPSSSSSRKSSMCSAPSSSSSAKGGGAPWPGGAQTYSPSSTCRYRSLAQPATTTARLSSVSSHDSGFVSQDATYSKPPSPMPSDITSQKSSSSASSEASETCQSVSECSSPTSDWSKVGSHEQPSGATLQRRKDRVELLRDTEPGPASGGTLGPSGEEAPRPRMSPATIAAKHGEEVSPAASDLAMVLTRGLSLEHQKSSRDSLQYSSGYSTQTTTPSCSEDTIPSQGSDYDCYSVNGDADSEGPPEFDKSSTIPRNSNIAQNYRRLIQTKRPASTAGLPTAGLPTATGLPSGAPPGVATIRRTPSTKPTVRRALSSAGPIPIRPPIVPVKTPTVPDSPGYMGPTRAGSEECVFYTDETASPLAPDLAKASPKRLSLPNTAWGSPSPEAAGYPGAGAEDEQQQLAANRHSLVEKLGELVAGAHALGEGQFPFPTALSATPTEETPTPPPAATSDPPAEDMLVAIRRGVRLRRTVTNDRSAPRIL
- the MTSS2 gene encoding protein MTSS 2 isoform X8 produces the protein METAEKECGALGGLFQAIVNDMKSSYPIWEDFNSKATKLHSQLRTTVLAAVAFLDAFQKVADMATNTRGATRDIGSALTRMCMRHRSIETKLRQFTNALLESLINPLQERIEDWKKAANQLDKDHAKEYKRARHEIKKKSSDTLKLQKKARKGKGDLQPQLDSALQDVNDMYLLLEETEKQAVRRALIEERGRFCTFITFLQPVVNGELTMLGEITHLQGIIDDLVVLTAEPHKLPPASEQVIKDLKGSDYSWSYQTPPSSPSSSSSRKSSMCSAPSSSSSAKGGGAPWPGGAQTYSPSSTCRYRSLAQPATTTARLSSVSSHDSGFVSQDATYSKPPSPMPSDITSQDWSKVGSHEQPSGATLQRRKDRVELLRDTEPGPASGGTLGPSGEEAPRPRMSPATIAAKHGEEVSPAASDLAMVLTRGLSLEHQKSSRDSLQYSSGYSTQTTTPSCSEDTIPSQGSDYDCYSVNGDADSEGPPEFDKSSTIPRNSNIAQNYRRLIQTKRPASTAGLPTAGLPTATGLPSGAPPGVATIRRTPSTKPTVRRALSSAGPIPIRPPIVPVKTPTVPDSPGYMGPTRAGSEECVFYTDETASPLAPDLAKASPKRLSLPNTAWGSPSPEAAGYPGAGAEDEQQQLAANRHSLVEKLGELVAGAHALGEGQFPFPTALSATPTEETPTPPPAATSDPPAEDMLVAIRRGVRLRRTVTNDRSAPRIL
- the MTSS2 gene encoding protein MTSS 2 isoform X7, which encodes MRQKEVGPDHSKRFKPDIGHDLLTCGGKTGEASPGMMPRTDSPLPMTQSSYPIWEDFNSKATKLHSQLRTTVLAAVAFLDAFQKVADMATNTRGATRDIGSALTRMCMRHRSIETKLRQFTNALLESLINPLQERIEDWKKAANQLDKDHAKEYKRARHEIKKKSSDTLKLQKKARKGKGDLQPQLDSALQDVNDMYLLLEETEKQAVRRALIEERGRFCTFITFLQPVVNGELTMLGEITHLQGIIDDLVVLTAEPHKLPPASEQVIKDLKGSDYSWSYQTPPSSPSSSSSRKSSMCSLAQPATTTARLSSVSSHDSGFVSQDATYSKPPSPMPSDITSQKSSSSASSEASETCQSVSECSSPTSDWSKVGSHEQPSGATLQRRKDRVELLRDTEPGPASGGTLGPSGEEAPRPRMSPATIAAKHGEEVSPAASDLAMVLTRGLSLEHQKSSRDSLQYSSGYSTQTTTPSCSEDTIPSQGSDYDCYSVNGDADSEGPPEFDKSSTIPRNSNIAQNYRRLIQTKRPASTAGLPTAGLPTATGLPSGAPPGVATIRRTPSTKPTVRRALSSAGPIPIRPPIVPVKTPTVPDSPGYMGPTRAGSEECVFYTDETASPLAPDLAKASPKRLSLPNTAWGSPSPEAAGYPGAGAEDEQQQLAANRHSLVEKLGELVAGAHALGEGQFPFPTALSATPTEETPTPPPAATSDPPAEDMLVAIRRGVRLRRTVTNDRSAPRIL
- the MTSS2 gene encoding protein MTSS 2 isoform X14 gives rise to the protein MSVPPAAPPVLVAFVCLPQLRAIGRNLSRPRRSEEGGRSTREGPGAQSPWGPLGPWPGMSPGPLLGKGDLQPQLDSALQDVNDMYLLLEETEKQAVRRALIEERGRFCTFITFLQPVVNGELTMLGEITHLQGIIDDLVVLTAEPHKLPPASEQVIKDLKGSDYSWSYQTPPSSPSSSSSRKSSMCSLAQPATTTARLSSVSSHDSGFVSQDATYSKPPSPMPSDITSQDWSKVGSHEQPSGATLQRRKDRVELLRDTEPGPASGGTLGPSGEEAPRPRMSPATIAAKHGEEVSPAASDLAMVLTRGLSLEHQKSSRDSLQYSSGYSTQTTTPSCSEDTIPSQGSDYDCYSVNGDADSEGPPEFDKSSTIPRNSNIAQNYRRLIQTKRPASTAGLPTAGLPTATGLPSGAPPGVATIRRTPSTKPTVRRALSSAGPIPIRPPIVPVKTPTVPDSPGYMGPTRAGSEECVFYTDETASPLAPDLAKASPKRLSLPNTAWGSPSPEAAGYPGAGAEDEQQQLAANRHSLVEKLGELVAGAHALGEGQFPFPTALSATPTEETPTPPPAATSDPPAEDMLVAIRRGVRLRRTVTNDRSAPRIL